A genomic region of Anopheles coustani chromosome 3, idAnoCousDA_361_x.2, whole genome shotgun sequence contains the following coding sequences:
- the LOC131272065 gene encoding dystrobrevin beta produces MEPMEARVAMLQDLKIQSFDTIRFASYRTACKLRYVQKSTNLHLVDIWNVIEAFRENGLNTLEPQNEVSVSRLETLVSSLYHNLNKRLPPTQQVHVDSKASLLLNWLLAAYSGDNSGKIRVFSIKVALAIMCAGKMVDKLRYIFSQISDGAGQLIHWKLGDFLREVLALPAAVFESPTFFYKEGLESEIFPVENKITVNDFMAGFMTEPGPACLVWMPLLHRLATVETVVHPTVCSVCMRENFTGFRYRCQRCHGYQLCQDCFWQGRVSLNHQNDHEVKEYSSYKSPSKQIGHSLRKSFRCVPDKPNQALPRFPEQPEKTLNLSHIVPPSPLPSHNGFPDGGIPGLYDRSSTLDSRATGLSLDSNGTSGTRGAVNSNDEEHRLIARYAARLAQETRTPGGSAPDPVQIGLDSSRAQRELIMQLESKNKEIMREIQKLRRQQEAEQVAPESPALMNELRALRQRKGELEGHLGALQDSRRQLMAQLEGLMRMLKNHQTQSPRSTPNSSPRSGKSPPLPQGPPMPNQGPRQGPMNPGGSGMPQNLPPGMLPPGVVMHGGPDPHMGGMDMRGYAPNGNNNGGHNGSGGGGGGGLRSNTAAVACPPSAAGRSDLHYAADSVSSAMSSLVRELNSVFFPHYDGHLPPGVMHKPPLRYFSEGSDDDSIPSQHGMRHSLDFDEMHMTTHEWSEKDNTQWQEQFAAWSLNSQNQ; encoded by the exons ATGGAACCGATGGAAGCGCGGGTCGCAATGCTGCAGGACCTGAAGATCCAATCGTTCGACACGATCCGCTTCGCCTCGTACCGGACGGCCTGCAAGCTGCGCTACGTGCAAAAATCTACCAACC TGCATCTGGTCGACATTTGGAACGTGATTGAGGCGTTCCGGGAGAATGGACTGAACACCCTGGAGCCGCAGAATGAGGTTAGCGTGAGCCGGCTGGAGACGCTCGTGTCCTCGCTCTACCACAACCTCAACAAGCGTCTCCCGCCGACGCAGCAGGTGCACGTCGACTCCAAGGCCAGCCTGCTGCTAAACTGGCTGCTGGCGGCCTACTCCGGCGACAATTCGGGCAAGATACGCGTCTTCTCCATCAAGGTGGCCCTCGCGATCATGTGCGCCGGCAAGATGGTGGACAAATTGCGTT ATATTTTCTCACAGATCTCGGACGGCGCCGGGCAGCTCATACACTGGAAGCTGGGTGACTTCCTGCGCGAGGTGCTCGCCCTGCCGGCGGCCGTCTTCGAGTCGCCCACTTTCTTCTACAAGGAGGGGCTCGAGTCGGAGATCTTCCCCGTGGAGAACAAGATCACGGTGAACGACTTTATGGCCGGCTTCATGACCGAACCGGGGCCGGCCTGCCTCGTGTGGATGCCGCTGCTGCACCGGCTCGCCACCGTCGAAACCGTCGTCCACCCGACCGTCTGCTCCGTGTGCATGCGGGAGAACTTCACCGGCTTCCGGTACCGGTGCCAGCGCTGCCACGGGTACCAGCTGTGCCAGGACTGCTTCTGGCAGGGGCGCGTCTCGCTCAACCACCAGAACGACCACGAGGTGAAGGAGTACTCGAGCTACAAGAGCCCGAGCAAGCAGATCGGCCACTCGCTGCGCAAAAGCTTCCGGTGCGTGCCGGACAAACCGAACCAGGCGCTGCCCCGGTTTCCCGAGCAGCCGGAGAAGACGCTCAACCTGTCGCACATCGTGCCGCCGTCGCCGCTGCCGTCGCACAACGGTTTCCCGGACGGCGGCATACCGGGACTGTACGACCGAAGCAGCACGCTGGACTCGAG GGCCACCGGACTGTCGCTGGACAGCAACGGAACGTCCGGAACGCGCGGAGCGGTTAATTCTAACGACGAGGAGCACAGACTGATCGCCCGATATGCGGCACGGCTAGCGCAGGAGACGCGAACG CCGGGCGGCTCGGCACCGGATCCGGTGCAGATAGGGCTAGACAGTTCGCGAGCCCAGCGCGAACTGATCATGCAGCTCGAGTCGAAGAACAAGGAAATTATGCGCGAAATCCAAAAACTGCGCCGCCAGCAGGAAGCGGAACAGGTGGCGCCGGAAAGTCCGGCGCTGATGAACGAGCTGCGCGCCCTGCGGCAGCGCAAGGGCGAGCTGGAGGGGCACCTCGGAGCGCTGCAGGACTCCCGCCGGCAGCTGATGGCGCAGCTCGAGGGCCTGATGCGGATGCTCAAGAACCACCAAACCCAGAGTCCCCGCTCGACGCCCAATTCTAGTCCACGGTCGGGCAAAAGTCCACCGTTACCACAAG GGCCACCGATGCCAAACCAGGGCCCCCGGCAGGGGCCGATGAACCCGGGCGGGTCGGGAATGCCACAGAATCTGCCGCCCGGCATGCTTCCACCCGGCGTGGTCATGCACGGCGGACCGGATCCTCACATGGGCGGAATGGACATGCGAGGCTACGCTCCGAACGGAAACAACA ATGGTGGCCATAATggtagcggtggtggtggtggtggtggtctcAGATCGAACACCGCCGCCGTCGCCTGTCCACCATCGGCCGCCGGACGGTCCGATCTGCACTACGCGGCCGATTCCGTCTCGAGCGCGATGTCCTCGCTGGTGCGAGAGCTCAACTCAG TTTTCTTTCCCCACTACGATGGACATCTTCCGCCCGGCGTCATGCACAAACCGCCGTTGCGCTACTTTTCAGAGGGATCCGACGACGATAGTATTCCGTCGCAGCACGGCATGCGCCACTCGCTAG ATTTCGATGAAATGCACATGACCACGCACGAGTGGAGTGAAAAG GACAACACACAGTGGCAGGAACAGTTTGCCGCCTGGAGTCTAAACTCTCAAAACCAGTGA